The following coding sequences lie in one Gouania willdenowi chromosome 5, fGouWil2.1, whole genome shotgun sequence genomic window:
- the LOC114463970 gene encoding zinc finger E-box-binding homeobox 2 isoform X1, which produces MPQHQSVILRQPRRTHTLTAPRTTGEALPRGATMTEESRGTSEESRGKRRKQANPRRNRVDAEQGTSLGSEGENEVALWSPEPQDCLEKTSLTLSEGTDDPGTPAHSPSSSMTCWDRVESGTKAAAAAAEEEEEVEEEEEDNTFSSTDKQEPEAVRMFCKSSDPQSAFKDLSQYDFLVQLRKSSSSAAVLDHLTCNGDAVTFRPSNQDDELPPAIWSPGANHCSPEGTDTSRTQQACPFCRRIYQRGAQLRDHVKYCQEKEGGPMICPLCGYTATLRAQMERHLVLHNQVQEKGALTLDQGMETRKFKCLQCGKAFKYKHHLKEHLRIHSGEKPYECSNCKKRFSHSGSYSSHLSSKKCLSGGGIPGTFNGHSKSSYHHSFPISPFVGESTTNNNKALGLSTHGKDRTSLFHRAAADHHHHHLQQHLQEVKPKSMADMSQLWESSAELSLKASMLKGAALMPYLRSGTKFEHMLQEMLHRGRNKEDNLSGDVEEMVHNGRGADRRSSSDSGREAGRDDADCAVFGVTCRWCSQVFPNVSVLLQHERYLCNAGREAVEVPEVFPEKDPSSPPLFFPRPQPENGKPSEATNGLSADHSTLTRPSWHTLPQQLLVAMHSPPLPPHDLLSSRMYLSRQEKESPGKVLHSSPKGRRRVSSLEFNTFSSLDLTNGPPEVPLPRGKTSSPWRGQNEPLDLSMPKALLEQRRMNKSINGLSARDGRRDSANHQLSKPSPNSHLQLHPVFSGGPMLPGHLYNGFPLFSQSGVGLSGHDNMVPIPFNQTGNSPCFPSPMAYMMEAEAEVTLKKIYQERQSLMSEALHCGALDYLSLVEDGLEGDGGPGRKRLKKTDEGLYSCDICDKTFQKSSSLLRHKYEHTGKRPHECKICNKAFKHKHHLIEHSRLHSGEKPYQCDKCGKRFSHSGSYSQHMNHRYAYCSKDQDPDQDNEDMPLTPGAGHHLLGRDNPLSIDDIQAPRIFLSDSSLDGAADGLKEEEEEEEEDRVSVRVSLTEAVEEPGGTALQKSPSAEYGVQSPGNMCDVGIREKPIWKRGAETQNNGDLDKCELSLDITELPRIKT; this is translated from the exons TAGATGCTGAGCAGGGGACTTCACTGGGATCTGAGGGGGAGAATGAGGTGGCTTTGTGGAGCCCGGAGCCCCAGGACTGCCTGGAGAAGACGAGTCTGACGCTAAGCGAGGGGACGGACGACCCTGGAACCCCCGCGCACAGTCCCAGCAGCAGCATGACCTGCTGGGACAGGGTGGAGTCAGGGACcaaggcagcagcagcagcagcagaagaagaagaagaagtagaagaagaagaagaagacaacaCGTTCTCGTCCACAGACAAGCAGGAGCCAGAAGCTGTGAGGATGTTCT GTAAGAGCTCAGATCCACAAAGTGCCTTCAAGGACCTTTCTCAGTACGACTTCCTGGTCCAGTTGAGAAAATCCTCGTCGTCCGCGGCTGTCCTGGACCATCTGACCTGTAACGGTGATGCAGTCACGTTCAGACCCAGCAACCAAGACGATGAGCTGCCTCCTGCCATCTGGTCTCCAGGAGCAAACCACTGCTCACCTGAGGGAACAG ATACCAGTAGGACCCAGCAGGCTTGTCCGTTTTGCCGAAGGATATATCAGCGAGGAGCCCAGCTCAGGGATCATGTCAAATACTGTCAGGAGAAGGAGGGGGGACCCATGATCTGTCCGCTCTGTGGATACACGGCCACCCTAAGGGCTCAGATGGAGCGGCACCTTGTGCTTCACAACCAAGTGCAAGAAAAG GGCGCCCTTACTTTGGACCAAGGTATGGAGACTCGGAAGTTCAAGTGTTTGCAATGTGGGAAAGCCTTTAAGTACAAACATCACCTCAAAGAGCATCTGCGTATACACAGTG GTGAGAAACCTTACGAATGCTCCAATTGCAAAAAGCGCTTCTCTCACTCGGGTTCCTACAGCTCTCATTTAAGCAGCAAAAAGTGCCTCAGTGGAGGGGGAATCCCAGGGACATTTAACGGACACAGCAAAAGCTCCTACCACCATTCATTTCCAATATCTCCGTTCGTTGGTGAAAGCACCACCAATAATAACAAAGCACTGGGCTTGTCTACACATGGTAAAGACAGGACGAGCCTTTTTCATCGAGCAGCAgcagatcatcatcatcatcatcttcagcaGCATCTGCAGGAAGTCAAACCAAAAAGCATGGCGGACATGTCCCAGCTTTGGGAATCCTCTGCGGAGCTGTCGCTAAAAGCTAGCATGCTAAAGGGTGCAGCTCTGATGCCTTATCTTCGATCAGGAACTAAGTTTGAACACATGCTGCAGGAGATGCTTCACAGGGGCAGAAACAAAGAGGATAACCTGAGTGGAGATGTTGAGGAAATGGTTCATAATGGAAGAGGAGCTGACAGGAGGTCATCCAGTGACAGTGGGAGAGAGGCGGGGAGGGACGACGCTGACTGTGCGGTATTTGGGGTTACGTGTCGCTGGTGCTCACAGGTTTTCCCCAACGTGTCAGTGCTACTGCAGCACGAGCGCTACCTCTGCAACGCCGGCAGAGAAGCGGTGGAGGTGCCTGAGGTGTTCCCAGAGAAGGACCCCTCCTCACCCCCTTTATTCTTCCCCAGACCTCAACCAGAGAACGGCAAACCAAGTGAAGCAACCAATGGCCTTTCTGCGGACCATTCTACCCTGACTAGGCCGAGCTGGCACACCCTGCCACAGCAGCTCCTGGTAGCCATGCACTCTCCACCTCTGCCCCCTCACGATCTCCTTTCTTCACGAATGTACCTGTCGAGGCAGGAAAAAGAAAGCCCCGGCAAAGTTCTGCACTCTTCGCCTAAAGGCAGACGAAGAGTTTCTTCATTGGAATTCAACACATTTTCCAGCCTAGACCTCACAAATGGTCCTCCTGAAGTCCCCCTGCCCAGAGGGAAAACCAGCAGCCCATGGCGTGGACAGAACGAACCTCTGGATCTCTCCATGCCCAAAGCGCTCTTAGAACAACGAAGGATGAACAAAAGCATCAACGGTTTGTCGGCCAGGGACGGAAGACGAGACTCTGCAAACCATCAGCTCAGTAAACCAAGTCCAAACTCTCATCTCCAACTCCACCCAGTGTTCAGTGGAGGTCCAATGCTCCCAGGGCATCTATACAATGGCTTTCCTCTCTTCAGTCAGTCTGGAGTGGGACTCTCAGGTCATGACAACATGGTACCAATCCCATTCAACCAGACCGGTAACAGTCCTTGCTTTCCCTCCCCTATGGCCTACATGATGGAGGCAGAAGCAGAGGTCACTCTGAAGAAGATCTACCAGGAAAGACAAAGTCTTATG AGTGAGGCGTTACATTGCGGTGCGTTGGACTATCTGTCTCTGGTGGAGGACGGCCTGGAAGGAGACGGAGGGCCAGGCAGGAAGAGGCTGAAGAAGACAGATGAGGGACTCTACTCCTGTGACATTTGTGATAAAACCTTCCAGAAGAGCAGCTCACTGCTGCGGCACAAATACGAGCACACAG GCAAACGTCCCCATGAGTGTAAGATCTGCAACAAGGCCTTCAAACACAAGCACCACCTGATAGAACACAGCCGGCTGCactcaggagagaaaccctatcAGTGCGACAAGTGTGGGAAGCGCTTCTCTCACTCAGGCTCCTACTCCCAACACATGAACCATCGGTACGCGTACTGCAGCAAAGACCAGGACCCGGACCAGGACAACGAGGACATGCCTCTCACCCCAGGAGCAGGACACCACCTCCTGGGACGGGACAACCCGCTGTCAATAGACGACATTCAAGCCCCTCGCATATTCCTCAGCGATTCCAGTTTGGACGGAGCGGCCGATGGTCttaaggaggaagaggaggaggaggaagaggatagGGTGAGCGTACGAGTGAGTCTGACTGAAGCAGTGGAGGAGCCTGGAGGTACGGCTCTGCAAAAATCCCCCTCAGCAGAGTACGGAGTACAGAGTCCAGGAAACATGTGTGATGTGGGAATAAGAGAGAAACCCATCTGGAAACGAGGCGCGGAGACGCAGAATAATGGAGACTTGGACAAATGTGAACTCAGCTTAGACATAACAGAGTTACCCAGGATAAAAACGTAA
- the LOC114463970 gene encoding zinc finger E-box-binding homeobox 2 isoform X2, giving the protein MPQHQSVILRQPRRTHTLTAPRTTGEALPRGATMTEESRGTSEESRGKRRKQANPRRNRDAEQGTSLGSEGENEVALWSPEPQDCLEKTSLTLSEGTDDPGTPAHSPSSSMTCWDRVESGTKAAAAAAEEEEEVEEEEEDNTFSSTDKQEPEAVRMFCKSSDPQSAFKDLSQYDFLVQLRKSSSSAAVLDHLTCNGDAVTFRPSNQDDELPPAIWSPGANHCSPEGTDTSRTQQACPFCRRIYQRGAQLRDHVKYCQEKEGGPMICPLCGYTATLRAQMERHLVLHNQVQEKGALTLDQGMETRKFKCLQCGKAFKYKHHLKEHLRIHSGEKPYECSNCKKRFSHSGSYSSHLSSKKCLSGGGIPGTFNGHSKSSYHHSFPISPFVGESTTNNNKALGLSTHGKDRTSLFHRAAADHHHHHLQQHLQEVKPKSMADMSQLWESSAELSLKASMLKGAALMPYLRSGTKFEHMLQEMLHRGRNKEDNLSGDVEEMVHNGRGADRRSSSDSGREAGRDDADCAVFGVTCRWCSQVFPNVSVLLQHERYLCNAGREAVEVPEVFPEKDPSSPPLFFPRPQPENGKPSEATNGLSADHSTLTRPSWHTLPQQLLVAMHSPPLPPHDLLSSRMYLSRQEKESPGKVLHSSPKGRRRVSSLEFNTFSSLDLTNGPPEVPLPRGKTSSPWRGQNEPLDLSMPKALLEQRRMNKSINGLSARDGRRDSANHQLSKPSPNSHLQLHPVFSGGPMLPGHLYNGFPLFSQSGVGLSGHDNMVPIPFNQTGNSPCFPSPMAYMMEAEAEVTLKKIYQERQSLMSEALHCGALDYLSLVEDGLEGDGGPGRKRLKKTDEGLYSCDICDKTFQKSSSLLRHKYEHTGKRPHECKICNKAFKHKHHLIEHSRLHSGEKPYQCDKCGKRFSHSGSYSQHMNHRYAYCSKDQDPDQDNEDMPLTPGAGHHLLGRDNPLSIDDIQAPRIFLSDSSLDGAADGLKEEEEEEEEDRVSVRVSLTEAVEEPGGTALQKSPSAEYGVQSPGNMCDVGIREKPIWKRGAETQNNGDLDKCELSLDITELPRIKT; this is encoded by the exons ATGCTGAGCAGGGGACTTCACTGGGATCTGAGGGGGAGAATGAGGTGGCTTTGTGGAGCCCGGAGCCCCAGGACTGCCTGGAGAAGACGAGTCTGACGCTAAGCGAGGGGACGGACGACCCTGGAACCCCCGCGCACAGTCCCAGCAGCAGCATGACCTGCTGGGACAGGGTGGAGTCAGGGACcaaggcagcagcagcagcagcagaagaagaagaagaagtagaagaagaagaagaagacaacaCGTTCTCGTCCACAGACAAGCAGGAGCCAGAAGCTGTGAGGATGTTCT GTAAGAGCTCAGATCCACAAAGTGCCTTCAAGGACCTTTCTCAGTACGACTTCCTGGTCCAGTTGAGAAAATCCTCGTCGTCCGCGGCTGTCCTGGACCATCTGACCTGTAACGGTGATGCAGTCACGTTCAGACCCAGCAACCAAGACGATGAGCTGCCTCCTGCCATCTGGTCTCCAGGAGCAAACCACTGCTCACCTGAGGGAACAG ATACCAGTAGGACCCAGCAGGCTTGTCCGTTTTGCCGAAGGATATATCAGCGAGGAGCCCAGCTCAGGGATCATGTCAAATACTGTCAGGAGAAGGAGGGGGGACCCATGATCTGTCCGCTCTGTGGATACACGGCCACCCTAAGGGCTCAGATGGAGCGGCACCTTGTGCTTCACAACCAAGTGCAAGAAAAG GGCGCCCTTACTTTGGACCAAGGTATGGAGACTCGGAAGTTCAAGTGTTTGCAATGTGGGAAAGCCTTTAAGTACAAACATCACCTCAAAGAGCATCTGCGTATACACAGTG GTGAGAAACCTTACGAATGCTCCAATTGCAAAAAGCGCTTCTCTCACTCGGGTTCCTACAGCTCTCATTTAAGCAGCAAAAAGTGCCTCAGTGGAGGGGGAATCCCAGGGACATTTAACGGACACAGCAAAAGCTCCTACCACCATTCATTTCCAATATCTCCGTTCGTTGGTGAAAGCACCACCAATAATAACAAAGCACTGGGCTTGTCTACACATGGTAAAGACAGGACGAGCCTTTTTCATCGAGCAGCAgcagatcatcatcatcatcatcttcagcaGCATCTGCAGGAAGTCAAACCAAAAAGCATGGCGGACATGTCCCAGCTTTGGGAATCCTCTGCGGAGCTGTCGCTAAAAGCTAGCATGCTAAAGGGTGCAGCTCTGATGCCTTATCTTCGATCAGGAACTAAGTTTGAACACATGCTGCAGGAGATGCTTCACAGGGGCAGAAACAAAGAGGATAACCTGAGTGGAGATGTTGAGGAAATGGTTCATAATGGAAGAGGAGCTGACAGGAGGTCATCCAGTGACAGTGGGAGAGAGGCGGGGAGGGACGACGCTGACTGTGCGGTATTTGGGGTTACGTGTCGCTGGTGCTCACAGGTTTTCCCCAACGTGTCAGTGCTACTGCAGCACGAGCGCTACCTCTGCAACGCCGGCAGAGAAGCGGTGGAGGTGCCTGAGGTGTTCCCAGAGAAGGACCCCTCCTCACCCCCTTTATTCTTCCCCAGACCTCAACCAGAGAACGGCAAACCAAGTGAAGCAACCAATGGCCTTTCTGCGGACCATTCTACCCTGACTAGGCCGAGCTGGCACACCCTGCCACAGCAGCTCCTGGTAGCCATGCACTCTCCACCTCTGCCCCCTCACGATCTCCTTTCTTCACGAATGTACCTGTCGAGGCAGGAAAAAGAAAGCCCCGGCAAAGTTCTGCACTCTTCGCCTAAAGGCAGACGAAGAGTTTCTTCATTGGAATTCAACACATTTTCCAGCCTAGACCTCACAAATGGTCCTCCTGAAGTCCCCCTGCCCAGAGGGAAAACCAGCAGCCCATGGCGTGGACAGAACGAACCTCTGGATCTCTCCATGCCCAAAGCGCTCTTAGAACAACGAAGGATGAACAAAAGCATCAACGGTTTGTCGGCCAGGGACGGAAGACGAGACTCTGCAAACCATCAGCTCAGTAAACCAAGTCCAAACTCTCATCTCCAACTCCACCCAGTGTTCAGTGGAGGTCCAATGCTCCCAGGGCATCTATACAATGGCTTTCCTCTCTTCAGTCAGTCTGGAGTGGGACTCTCAGGTCATGACAACATGGTACCAATCCCATTCAACCAGACCGGTAACAGTCCTTGCTTTCCCTCCCCTATGGCCTACATGATGGAGGCAGAAGCAGAGGTCACTCTGAAGAAGATCTACCAGGAAAGACAAAGTCTTATG AGTGAGGCGTTACATTGCGGTGCGTTGGACTATCTGTCTCTGGTGGAGGACGGCCTGGAAGGAGACGGAGGGCCAGGCAGGAAGAGGCTGAAGAAGACAGATGAGGGACTCTACTCCTGTGACATTTGTGATAAAACCTTCCAGAAGAGCAGCTCACTGCTGCGGCACAAATACGAGCACACAG GCAAACGTCCCCATGAGTGTAAGATCTGCAACAAGGCCTTCAAACACAAGCACCACCTGATAGAACACAGCCGGCTGCactcaggagagaaaccctatcAGTGCGACAAGTGTGGGAAGCGCTTCTCTCACTCAGGCTCCTACTCCCAACACATGAACCATCGGTACGCGTACTGCAGCAAAGACCAGGACCCGGACCAGGACAACGAGGACATGCCTCTCACCCCAGGAGCAGGACACCACCTCCTGGGACGGGACAACCCGCTGTCAATAGACGACATTCAAGCCCCTCGCATATTCCTCAGCGATTCCAGTTTGGACGGAGCGGCCGATGGTCttaaggaggaagaggaggaggaggaagaggatagGGTGAGCGTACGAGTGAGTCTGACTGAAGCAGTGGAGGAGCCTGGAGGTACGGCTCTGCAAAAATCCCCCTCAGCAGAGTACGGAGTACAGAGTCCAGGAAACATGTGTGATGTGGGAATAAGAGAGAAACCCATCTGGAAACGAGGCGCGGAGACGCAGAATAATGGAGACTTGGACAAATGTGAACTCAGCTTAGACATAACAGAGTTACCCAGGATAAAAACGTAA
- the LOC114463970 gene encoding zinc finger E-box-binding homeobox 2 isoform X3, which yields MTCWDRVESGTKAAAAAAEEEEEVEEEEEDNTFSSTDKQEPEAVRMFCKSSDPQSAFKDLSQYDFLVQLRKSSSSAAVLDHLTCNGDAVTFRPSNQDDELPPAIWSPGANHCSPEGTDTSRTQQACPFCRRIYQRGAQLRDHVKYCQEKEGGPMICPLCGYTATLRAQMERHLVLHNQVQEKGALTLDQGMETRKFKCLQCGKAFKYKHHLKEHLRIHSGEKPYECSNCKKRFSHSGSYSSHLSSKKCLSGGGIPGTFNGHSKSSYHHSFPISPFVGESTTNNNKALGLSTHGKDRTSLFHRAAADHHHHHLQQHLQEVKPKSMADMSQLWESSAELSLKASMLKGAALMPYLRSGTKFEHMLQEMLHRGRNKEDNLSGDVEEMVHNGRGADRRSSSDSGREAGRDDADCAVFGVTCRWCSQVFPNVSVLLQHERYLCNAGREAVEVPEVFPEKDPSSPPLFFPRPQPENGKPSEATNGLSADHSTLTRPSWHTLPQQLLVAMHSPPLPPHDLLSSRMYLSRQEKESPGKVLHSSPKGRRRVSSLEFNTFSSLDLTNGPPEVPLPRGKTSSPWRGQNEPLDLSMPKALLEQRRMNKSINGLSARDGRRDSANHQLSKPSPNSHLQLHPVFSGGPMLPGHLYNGFPLFSQSGVGLSGHDNMVPIPFNQTGNSPCFPSPMAYMMEAEAEVTLKKIYQERQSLMSEALHCGALDYLSLVEDGLEGDGGPGRKRLKKTDEGLYSCDICDKTFQKSSSLLRHKYEHTGKRPHECKICNKAFKHKHHLIEHSRLHSGEKPYQCDKCGKRFSHSGSYSQHMNHRYAYCSKDQDPDQDNEDMPLTPGAGHHLLGRDNPLSIDDIQAPRIFLSDSSLDGAADGLKEEEEEEEEDRVSVRVSLTEAVEEPGGTALQKSPSAEYGVQSPGNMCDVGIREKPIWKRGAETQNNGDLDKCELSLDITELPRIKT from the exons ATGACCTGCTGGGACAGGGTGGAGTCAGGGACcaaggcagcagcagcagcagcagaagaagaagaagaagtagaagaagaagaagaagacaacaCGTTCTCGTCCACAGACAAGCAGGAGCCAGAAGCTGTGAGGATGTTCT GTAAGAGCTCAGATCCACAAAGTGCCTTCAAGGACCTTTCTCAGTACGACTTCCTGGTCCAGTTGAGAAAATCCTCGTCGTCCGCGGCTGTCCTGGACCATCTGACCTGTAACGGTGATGCAGTCACGTTCAGACCCAGCAACCAAGACGATGAGCTGCCTCCTGCCATCTGGTCTCCAGGAGCAAACCACTGCTCACCTGAGGGAACAG ATACCAGTAGGACCCAGCAGGCTTGTCCGTTTTGCCGAAGGATATATCAGCGAGGAGCCCAGCTCAGGGATCATGTCAAATACTGTCAGGAGAAGGAGGGGGGACCCATGATCTGTCCGCTCTGTGGATACACGGCCACCCTAAGGGCTCAGATGGAGCGGCACCTTGTGCTTCACAACCAAGTGCAAGAAAAG GGCGCCCTTACTTTGGACCAAGGTATGGAGACTCGGAAGTTCAAGTGTTTGCAATGTGGGAAAGCCTTTAAGTACAAACATCACCTCAAAGAGCATCTGCGTATACACAGTG GTGAGAAACCTTACGAATGCTCCAATTGCAAAAAGCGCTTCTCTCACTCGGGTTCCTACAGCTCTCATTTAAGCAGCAAAAAGTGCCTCAGTGGAGGGGGAATCCCAGGGACATTTAACGGACACAGCAAAAGCTCCTACCACCATTCATTTCCAATATCTCCGTTCGTTGGTGAAAGCACCACCAATAATAACAAAGCACTGGGCTTGTCTACACATGGTAAAGACAGGACGAGCCTTTTTCATCGAGCAGCAgcagatcatcatcatcatcatcttcagcaGCATCTGCAGGAAGTCAAACCAAAAAGCATGGCGGACATGTCCCAGCTTTGGGAATCCTCTGCGGAGCTGTCGCTAAAAGCTAGCATGCTAAAGGGTGCAGCTCTGATGCCTTATCTTCGATCAGGAACTAAGTTTGAACACATGCTGCAGGAGATGCTTCACAGGGGCAGAAACAAAGAGGATAACCTGAGTGGAGATGTTGAGGAAATGGTTCATAATGGAAGAGGAGCTGACAGGAGGTCATCCAGTGACAGTGGGAGAGAGGCGGGGAGGGACGACGCTGACTGTGCGGTATTTGGGGTTACGTGTCGCTGGTGCTCACAGGTTTTCCCCAACGTGTCAGTGCTACTGCAGCACGAGCGCTACCTCTGCAACGCCGGCAGAGAAGCGGTGGAGGTGCCTGAGGTGTTCCCAGAGAAGGACCCCTCCTCACCCCCTTTATTCTTCCCCAGACCTCAACCAGAGAACGGCAAACCAAGTGAAGCAACCAATGGCCTTTCTGCGGACCATTCTACCCTGACTAGGCCGAGCTGGCACACCCTGCCACAGCAGCTCCTGGTAGCCATGCACTCTCCACCTCTGCCCCCTCACGATCTCCTTTCTTCACGAATGTACCTGTCGAGGCAGGAAAAAGAAAGCCCCGGCAAAGTTCTGCACTCTTCGCCTAAAGGCAGACGAAGAGTTTCTTCATTGGAATTCAACACATTTTCCAGCCTAGACCTCACAAATGGTCCTCCTGAAGTCCCCCTGCCCAGAGGGAAAACCAGCAGCCCATGGCGTGGACAGAACGAACCTCTGGATCTCTCCATGCCCAAAGCGCTCTTAGAACAACGAAGGATGAACAAAAGCATCAACGGTTTGTCGGCCAGGGACGGAAGACGAGACTCTGCAAACCATCAGCTCAGTAAACCAAGTCCAAACTCTCATCTCCAACTCCACCCAGTGTTCAGTGGAGGTCCAATGCTCCCAGGGCATCTATACAATGGCTTTCCTCTCTTCAGTCAGTCTGGAGTGGGACTCTCAGGTCATGACAACATGGTACCAATCCCATTCAACCAGACCGGTAACAGTCCTTGCTTTCCCTCCCCTATGGCCTACATGATGGAGGCAGAAGCAGAGGTCACTCTGAAGAAGATCTACCAGGAAAGACAAAGTCTTATG AGTGAGGCGTTACATTGCGGTGCGTTGGACTATCTGTCTCTGGTGGAGGACGGCCTGGAAGGAGACGGAGGGCCAGGCAGGAAGAGGCTGAAGAAGACAGATGAGGGACTCTACTCCTGTGACATTTGTGATAAAACCTTCCAGAAGAGCAGCTCACTGCTGCGGCACAAATACGAGCACACAG GCAAACGTCCCCATGAGTGTAAGATCTGCAACAAGGCCTTCAAACACAAGCACCACCTGATAGAACACAGCCGGCTGCactcaggagagaaaccctatcAGTGCGACAAGTGTGGGAAGCGCTTCTCTCACTCAGGCTCCTACTCCCAACACATGAACCATCGGTACGCGTACTGCAGCAAAGACCAGGACCCGGACCAGGACAACGAGGACATGCCTCTCACCCCAGGAGCAGGACACCACCTCCTGGGACGGGACAACCCGCTGTCAATAGACGACATTCAAGCCCCTCGCATATTCCTCAGCGATTCCAGTTTGGACGGAGCGGCCGATGGTCttaaggaggaagaggaggaggaggaagaggatagGGTGAGCGTACGAGTGAGTCTGACTGAAGCAGTGGAGGAGCCTGGAGGTACGGCTCTGCAAAAATCCCCCTCAGCAGAGTACGGAGTACAGAGTCCAGGAAACATGTGTGATGTGGGAATAAGAGAGAAACCCATCTGGAAACGAGGCGCGGAGACGCAGAATAATGGAGACTTGGACAAATGTGAACTCAGCTTAGACATAACAGAGTTACCCAGGATAAAAACGTAA